Proteins encoded together in one Mastacembelus armatus chromosome 15, fMasArm1.2, whole genome shotgun sequence window:
- the LOC113131616 gene encoding uncharacterized protein LOC113131616 isoform X2 yields MGRGQGPTRGRHPMGPPGEDRLPFDVGPPGWGPPPPDGWPPPPDECGPPPPGGWGPPPPGGWGPPPPGGWGPSSPEEWEPPLPGGWGPRGLPPPGWGPRRPPDLGPHPDDWLPYPEDLDLRPIHPDWRLRHSDWRPPLEDWRSPLEDWRPPPEDWRPPREDWGPEKPLPPPGWGPPSWSPNGPLEPWGPEPGPPGPPSTIPPPAPVGMPPPPDPAAYGPVPPVPPASCVPPFGFPAYPPPGWTGEPVAEEPMPNPPPDQPEWIKALISAPATESTPGETKKASEESPVTTTPAADTATAPKPKPVTKVEPNKIAKALGLLGKRTFDKPPPGRSMGIISFIGPTFGYIEREDLEKFTFSFDAFFGNPKAMTPGVRVHFTACKEKNSLIATDVKVAPGGTENIDTDIYEAVVSQPIVEPQPGERQYPGQVHVTIGPLRTNLTFERKDSTVTLLKNDQVLINLLTDIVTEKRRATNIKPKIPATFSHTKETRETGVIVNLKDSEGVISSNEHGEIPFDTRENFSDVEFTTEDFNEEVEFTIITLRTGKRAIRICRLKEPLLLTLCTATAVAEDAVPESPSKLVTGKANAKLELVPNMRLDPELYEGIVSQPIIEPTPVMPGYPGQIHANIGPIRTNVTFDHRDCGVTLLKNDHVLINLLVDVVTMKRRAANIRPKIPFTFSYTKEKRELGIITYLGAEEGIINSEEHGELPFETCENFSDTEFNSSDIHKEVEFTTALVKSKKRAIRLRRTKRIEDKILEEQKKREEEEKRKKQEEMRKQEDEEKKRREEEEQEKEVERKKKEEVAAALAAAKNKWTPLGFKIRDPDSLDDISKERFEGTVLRAISKNPQKEVKKEPKQNEGGVENKQVLLEQVKVKVGKEAEEMPGGVEGGQGTKVNKEDGEGMKKEQPTRGGVRPESLMGRLVMTIDGQQKQLPFSPTDLLTTATMLDGDKVRFNIATHRETKEERATYVEILPDSFEESTEQRRHGIVIEFAEDTGLIKCTQNPQLYFHMSEVIEKKKLELNEKVEFSVVPHETAEGGNQAIRIKRYTESVFLPVRKLVGVGANKGKMTIKLTKPSEDNEKEKPELDKLKAVVKNLRTQDSKSNIGRRDYSATRRNYGRGRSRSRSRSHSRSRARSRSKSRSRSPSRDQFGRVIKRRRSTSIDRDHKSSRYRQSRERSHRRTRSHSSSHSRSPSRSRSRSRSRSRERSRERSKDRTTKRRSKISRDREESYRRKRDLSPPPRRGGVVDDELARKKRELEELNEMIAYKKSLVDLDPRGLDPGQRTCIDYDHGRIAVPLTEYKPVRSILKKRAEGSDYHHPHYDDPYYNRPYSPYQDRRYGDHYSDPNPYASHPYADRPYGDRPYSDAYEKRLYSEPSYGGPASASHRYTDRYDVYDEPYDDRYYDPVYDDPYRPVKQSQSPEHHGLPHASQSGQAPAASAETPLTQTAGTLSSQPPFRPPSPTEPPPRSPSPKLKNTTPRQSPPAEKPPLDRFLDMLNKKVDTEKKSELVPVTDDLLPHERALQDGRGFSRIVGLASEQPSSSQALELENKQLSPKRSSVERTSEEPNSKTEPYDKIQNLLRTIGLKLSTGDVSKLASRAQETIYSPKSSSTERETLSSPREKLRSSRTSSVESDHIHSPSPARSSSLEPLGAHKAVSEYEGFLDQEELEALKKAQQLQSLSKAIGSTPSITASPKPPPGPPPAHYQHPPLPINWPLGVTTKTTSPQSATASNIGTSEVCQLSQRFGPLGPPPGPPPGPPPRRPEQPPPGPPPRRAPGQASFAASSSHSVFPFIDQSATVSAINSSSPLPLLSTATVTPPVLAASSPASEDQSTISTTVARCLKVIETVKSLAVQPPAKPVKSVQFSLPTESPSASSPQISEGIDDGVRSKHKEKLDLYSQRILEKREMLTHKNQGESNRDDMLISPGKSISSEPKNVWICGHSLVYWAESRAKSPEVGMQLGMDQSKVAIWWKGIQGMMWSQLLPQLHQLKIAWPNPDVLIIHLGGNDLSTDSPTDLLASVKKDLTSMRNIFPQCFFVWSNILPRRVWRHSADSHEVDLVRTTVNRRIQNIISELGGTSLTHENIRCGTNMGLYRPDGIHLSPKGIDIFNLNLQDFLEKWAMEVNRASEKS; encoded by the exons ATGGGCCGAGGACAGGGACCGACGCGGGGCCGACACCCGATGGGACCGCCGGGGGAAGACAGACTTCCATTTGACGTGGGTCCACCGGGCTGGGGCCCCCCGCCACCTGATGGATGGCCTCCCCCGCCGGATGAATGTGGGCCTCCCCCACCGGGAGGATGGGGCCCTCCGCCCCCTGGCGGATGGGGGCCCCCACCACCTGGAGGATGGGGCCCTTCATCCCCAGAAGAATGGGAGCCCCCACTTCCGGGAGGATGGGGCCCGAGAGGACTGCCGCCTCCCGGCTGGGGACCAAGACGACCACCTGACCTGGGGCCTCATCCTGATGACTGGCTGCCTTATCCAGAAGACTTGGACTTGAGACCTATCCACCCCGACTGGAGACTCCGCCACAGTGACTGGAGACCTCCTTTAGAAGACTGGAGATCTCCTCTTGAAGACTGGAGACCTCCTCCTGAGGACTGGAGACCTCCTCGAGAGGACTGGGGACCCGAAAAGCCTCTTCCCCCTCCGGGTTGGGGACCCCCAAGCTGGAGTCCCAATGGTCCCCTTGAGCCGTGGGGACCTGAGCCTGGTCCTCCTGGACCACCGTCAACTATACCCCCGCCTGCTCCTGTCGGGATGCCTCCTCCTCCGGATCCTGCAGCCTACGGCCCCGTCCCTCCAGTCCCCCCTGCAAGTTGTGTCCCCCCGTTTGGGTTCCCGGCCTACCCTCCCCCAGGATGGACAGGAGAG CCTGTTGCAGAGGAACCGATGCCGAACCCCCCTCCGGACCAGCCTGAGTGG ATCAAAGCTTTGATTTCAGCTCCGGCCACTGAGTCGACTCCCGGTGAGACTAAAAAAGCCAGTGAGGAGTCCCCCGTCACCACCACACCTGCTGCTGACACCGCCACCGCCCCGAAGCCTAAACCAGTAACTAAAGTTGAACCTAACAAGATCGCAAAAGCTCTAGGGCTTCTGGGAAAACGCACGTTTGATAA GCCTCCTCCTGGCAGGTCGATGGGCATCATCTCGTTCATTGGG CCGACGTTCGGTTACATTGAGAGAGAAGATCTTGAAAAATTCACTTTCAGCTTTGACGCCTTCTTTGGAAACCCCAAAGCCATGACACCTGGGGTCAGAGTTCACTTCACCGCCTGCAAGGAGAAG AACAGTCTGATAGCGACAGACGTGAAGGTGGCTCCAGGGGGAACAGAGAACATCGACACAGATATTTATGAAGCTGTGGTCAGTCAGCCCATTGTGGAGCCTCAG CCCGGCGAGCGCCAGTACCCCGGCCAGGTGCACGTGACCATCGGGCCGCTGAGGACCAACCTGACATTTGAGAGGAAGGACAGCACAGTGACGCTGCTGAAGAACGACCAGGTGCTGATCAACCTGCTGACCGACATCGTCACCGAGAAGAGGAGAGCCACCAACATCAAACCCAAAATCCCTGCAACCTTCAGCCACACCAAGGAGACCCGAGAGACG GGTGTCATCGTCAACCTGAAGGACAGTGAAGGCGTCATCAGCTCCAACGAACATGGTGAGATTCCCTTCGACACCAGAGAGAACTTCAGCGACGTGGAGTTCACCACTGAAGATTTCAATGAGGAGGTGGAGTTCACCATCATCACG cTGAGAACAGGGAAACGGGCGATCAGGATTTGTCGGTTAAAGGAGCCACTCCTCCTGACGCTCTGCACTGCCACCGCTGTCGCCGAGGATGCAGTGCCTGAAAGTCCCTCCAAGCTGGTGACAGGGAAGGCCAACGCCAAGCTAGAGCTGGTGCCCAACATGAGGCTGGACCCGGAGCTGTATGAGGGCATCGTGAGCCAGCCTATCATTGAGCCAACT CCCGTCATGCCGGGTTACCCCGGTCAGATCCACGCCAACATCGGCCCCATCAGGACCAACGTGACCTTCGACCACCGGGACTGTGGTGTGACGCTTCTGAAGAACGATCACGTGTTGATCAACCTGCTGGTGGATGTTGTGACCATGAAGAGGAGAGCGGCCAACATCAGACCCAAAATACCCTTCACCTTCAGCTACACCAAAGAGAAGCGAGAGCTG GGCATCATCACATACCTGGGAGCTGAAGAAGGCATCATCAACTCGGAGGAGCATGGTGAGCTTCCCTTCGAAACCTGTGAGAACTTCAGTGACACAGAGTTCAACTCCAGTGATATCCACAAGGAGGTGGAGTTCACCACAGCCCTG gtgAAGTCAAAGAAGAGAGCAATCAGGTTGAGGAGGACGAAGAGGATTGAAGACAAAATCCTGGAGGAGCAGAAAAAacgagaggaagaggaaaagagaaagaagcaggaggagatgaggaaacaggaggatgaggagaagaagaggagggaggaggaggagcaagagAAGGAAGTGGAGcgaaagaagaaggaggaggtggcAGCGGCCCTGGCAGCTGCCAAAAACAAG TGGACCCCACTTGGCTTCAAAATAAGAGACCCTGATTCGTTGGATGACATCAGCAAGGAGCGATTCGAAGGCACTGTCCTCAGAGCCATTTCCAAAAATCCACAGAAGGAGGTCAAGAAGGAGCCAAAACAGAATGAAGGAGGTGTGGAGAACAAACAGGTGCTTCTTGAACAG gtGAAAGTCAAAGTGGGGAAAGAGGCAGAAGAAATGCCAGGTGGTGTAGAAGGAGGGCAGGGAACGAAGGTGAATAAAGAGGATGGGGAGGGCATGAAGAAAGAGCAGCCGACCAGAGGAGGAGTCAGACCAGAATCATTGATGGGCCGACTGGTGATGACCATTGACGGTCAGCAGAAACAACTTCCCTTCAGCCCCACCGACCTGTTGACCACCGCCACTATGCTGGATGGAGACAAG GTGCGCTTCAACATTGCCACCCATCGGGAGACCAAAGAGGAACGAGCCACATATGTGGAAATTCTGCCTGACTCCTTCGAAGAGTCCACTGAACAACGTCGACAC GGCATCGTGATCGAGTTCGCTGAGGACACGGGGCTTATCAAGTGCACTCAGAACCCTCAGCTGTACTTCCACATGTCCGAGGTGATCGAGAAGAAGAAACTGGAGCTGAATGAGAAGGTTGAGTTCAGTGTTGTCCCT CATGAAACGGCGGAGGGTGGAAACCAGGCTATCAGGATAAAACGTTACACTGAGAGTGTTTTCCTCCCTGTTCGGAAACTTGTTGGTGTTGGGGCCAACAAAGGAAAG ATGACCATCAAGCTGACAAAACCCTCAGAAGACAATGA GAAAGAAAAACCAGAGTTGGATAAGCTGAAGGCAGTGGTGAAAAATCTTAGAACGCAGGACAGCAAATCCAACATTGGTAGGCGGGACTACAGCGCGACTCGACGCAATTATGGGCGTGGCAGGAGCAGAAGTAGGAGTAGGAGTCACAGTAGGAGCCGGGCTAGGAGCAGGAGTAAAAGCAGGAGCAGAAGTCCATCCAGAGACCAGTTTGGACGTGTCATCAAAAGAAGACGCAGCACCAGCATTGACAGAGACCACAAAAGCAGCAGGTACAGGCAGAGCCGAGAGAGGTCCCATAGGCGCACCAGAAGCCACAGCAGTAGTCACAGTCGAAGTCCCAGCAGGAGCCGCAGCAGAAGCCGTAGCAGGAGCAGGGAGAGGAGTAGAGAGAGGAGCAAGGACAGGACCACCAAGAGGAGAAGCAAAATCAGCAGAGACCGTGAAGAAAGTTACAGGAGGAAGAGGGACTTGAGCCCCCCTCCAAGACGTGGAGGAGTTGTAGATGATGAGCTGGCGAGGAAGAAGcgggagctggaggagctgaacGAGATGATTGCCTACAAAAAGTCACTGGTGGATTTAGACCCCAGAGGACTGGATCCTGGACAGAGGACCTGCATAGACTACGACCATGGCAGGATTGCTGTCCCACTCACTGAATACAAACCAGTCCGGTCCATCCTGAAGAAACGAGCTGAGGGCTCCGATTATCACCATCCACACTATGACGATCCTTATTATAACAGGCCATACAGTCCTTACCAAGATCGGCGCTATGGTGACCACTACAGCGATCCAAATCCGTATGCCAGCCATCCCTATGCTGACCGCCCTTATGGTGACCGTCCCTACAGTGACGCTTATGAAAAGCGTCTCTATAGTGAACCATCCTATGGTGGCCCTGCATCTGCCAGCCACCGTTACACTGATCGCTACGACGTTTATGATGAACCATATGACGATCGCTACTATGACCCAGTATATGATGATCCATATCGCCCAGTCAAACAAAGCCAGTCTCCTGAACATCATGGTCTCCCACATGCTTCGCAGTCAGGCCAAGctcctgctgcctctgctgaAACTCCCCTGACACAAACTGCTGGCACTTTGTCTTCTCAACCCCCTTTCAGACCTCCTTCTCCCACAGAACCACCTCCTAGGAGCCCTTCTCCCAAACTGAAGAACACCACACCACGTCAATCGCCTCCAGCTGAGAAACCACCCCTGGACCGTTTCCTTGACATGCTTAATAAAAAAGTAGACACTGAAAAGAAATCAGAACTGGTTCCTGTAACTGATGACCTCCTGCCTCATGAGCGGGCACTTCAAGATGGCAGGGGTTTCTCCCGAATTGTGGGACTGGCTTCTGAACAACCTAGCAGCAGCCAAGCTCTAGAACTGGAAAATAAACAACTAAGCCCAAAACGATCGTCAGTAGAGAGAACAAGTGAGGAGCCAAATAGCAAGACAGAACCATATGACAAGATCCAGAATCTACTCCGTACGATTGGCCTGAAGCTGAGCACAGGAGATGTGTCCAAACTGGCGAGTCGAGCCCAGGAGACAATATATAGCCCAAAGTCCTCATCAACAGAAAGAGAAACCTTGTCCTCCCCAAGAGAAAAACTGCGATCGAGCAGAACCAGTTCAGTTGAATCAGATCACATTCATTCCCCCTCCCCTGCCAGATCCTCCAGTTTGGAGCCACTAGGCGCACATAAAGCTGTCTCTGAGTATGAAGGATTCCTGGACCAGGAGGAGTTAGAGGCACTAAAGAAGGCGCAACAGCTGCAGAGTCTTTCCAAGGCAATAGGGAGTACTCCTTCCATCACTGCTTCACCTAAACCACCTCCTGGGCCTCCACCTGCTCACTACCAACATCCACCACTGCCAATTAACTGGCCACTTGGTGTCACCACCAAGACGACCTCACCACAGAGCGCCACAGCCTCCAACATTGGCACCTCAGAGGTATGTCAACTATCCCAGAGATTTGGACCTCTAGGACCTCCACCTGGTCCTCCTCCTGGACCTCCTCCACGGCGCCCTGAACAGCCGCCTCCAGGACCTCCACCTCGACGTGCCCCTGGGCAAGCTTCTTTTGCTGCCTCCTCCAGTCATTCAGTTTTCCCTTTTATTGACCAGTCAGCCACAGTTTCGGCCATTAATTCCTCCAGTCCTTTGCCGCTTTTAAGCACTGCCACAGTAACACCACCAGTGCTGGCAGCTTCAAGTCCTGCAAGTGAGGATCAATCAACAATCTCCACGACTGTGGCCAGATGCCTTAAGGTCATAGAGACAGTGAAATCTCTGGCTGTACAGCCACCAGCCAAACCAGTCAAATCAGTCCAGTTCAGTTTACCCACAGAGTCTCCATCGGCCTCCAGCCCTCAGATCTCAGAAGGGATAGATGATGGCGTAAGGTCCAAGCATAAGGAGAAG CTGGATTTGTATAGCCAGAGGATTTTGGAAAAGAGGGAGATGCTAACCCACAAGAATCAAGGGGAGTCGAACAGGGATGACATGCTCATCTCCCCAG GCAAGTCAATCAGCAGCGAGCCCAAGAACGTTTGGATTTGTGGTCATTCATTGGTGTACTGGGCTGAGTCGCGGGCCAAGTCTCCAGAGGTAGGTATGCAGCTGGGCATGGACCAGAGCAAGGTGGCCATCTGGTGGAAGGGCATCCAGGGCATGATGTGGTCCCAGCTGCTGCCCCAGCTCCACCAGCTGAAGATTGCCTGGCCCAACCCAGATGTCCTCATCATACACCTGGGTGGCAACGACCTGAGCACCGACAGTCCCACAGACCTGCTGGCCTCTGTCAAGAAGGATCTGACCTCCATGAGGAACATCTTCCCACAGTGCTTCTTCGTGTGGTCCAACATCCTTCCTCGGAGGGTGTGGCGGCACTCGGCCGACAGTCACGAAGTCGATCTCGTCCGAACCACAGTGAATCGCAGGATCCAGAACATCATCTCAGAGCTGGGCGGCACCTCGCTGACCCACGAAAACATCCGGTGTGGCACAAACATGGGCCTCTACCGGCCCGATGGTATCCATCTGTCCCCCAAAGGCATCGATATTTTTAATCTGAATCTTCAAGACTTTTTGGAGAAGTGGGCGATGGAGGTGAACAGGGCATCGGAGAAAAGCTAA